A genomic region of Anopheles coustani chromosome 3, idAnoCousDA_361_x.2, whole genome shotgun sequence contains the following coding sequences:
- the LOC131271389 gene encoding 26S proteasome non-ATPase regulatory subunit 13, with translation MSNANVTNYLAEQKKSSDKELADEWTQIEELYNEKLWNELTIKLDTFVKHSALQNEEALLALYHNFIASFETKINPYGLVEILTVVISFISDKKEAIAFLEKLKDKVKVCDQAVWMCKVLQGQIHLEHLNQLDETKKIIEDLKDILEEAGNVTPVHGKYYMLAANYYRLVGQHSDYYRCGLQFLGCSIDTYPKDQWAQQAFCLGLAALLGEGIYNIGELLAHPILESLNGTDNEWLVELLRAFNSGDIVKFEQMKPKWSAIADLAAQEVKLRQKISLLCLMEMTFKRPANKRTITFDEIAREAKLPIKEVEILIMKALAQGLVKGAIDEVAGVVNMTWVQPRVLDRKQVAGMASTLDTWMASITSMEKLIESRASEILTN, from the exons ATGTCCAACGCAAACGTTACAAACTATTTGGCTGAACAGAAGAAATCCTCCGATAAAGAGCTAGCCGACGAATGGACCCAAATCGAGGAACTGTACAATGAGAA GCTGTGGAATGAACTGACCATAAAACTGGACACCTTCGTCAAGCATTCAGCCTTACAGAATGAGGAAGCATTGCTTGCCTTGTATCACAACTTCATCGCAtcgtttgaaacaaa AATTAACCCCTATGGTTTGGTGGAAATTTTGACCGTCGTGATTTCGTTCATTTCGGACAAGAAGGAAGCGATAGCTTTTCTGGAGAAGCTGAAGGATAAGGTGAAAGTCTGCGATCAGGCCGTATGGATGTGCAAAGTGCTGCAGGGACAGATCCATCTCGAGCATCTGAACCAGCTCGATGAGACCAAGAAAATCATTGAAGATCTGAAAGACATTCTCGAGGAGGCGGGCAACGTCACACCGGTTCACGGCAAATACTACATGCTAGCGGCCAATTACTATCG GTTGGTAGGACAGCACAGCGACTACTACCGTTGTGGTTTGCAGTTCCTAGGATGTTCCATCGATACCTATCCCAAAGACCAGTGGGCCCAGCAGGCCTTCTGTCTCGGTCTAGCCGCGCTACTCGGCGAAGGGATCTACAATATCGGAGAACTG CTGGCTCACCCAATTTTGGAATCGCTCAATGGTACCGACAACGAGTGGCTGGTGGAGCTACTGCGTGCCTTCAACTCCGGCGACATCGTCAAGTTCGAGCAGATGAAACCGAAGTGGAGCGCAATCGCCGACCTGGCCGCACAGGAGGTGAAACTGCGGCAGAAGATATCGCTCCTCTGTCTGATGGAGATGACGTTCAAGCGACCGGCCAACAAGCGCACCATCACGTTCGACGAAATTGCCCGCGAAGCGAAACTGCCCATCAAGGAGGTGGAAATACTGATCATGAAGGCGCTGGCGCAGGGACTGGTAAAGGGCGCAATCGATGAGGTGGCCGGTGTCGTAAACATGACCTGGGTGCAGCCCCGCGTGCTCGATCGCAAACAGGTGGCCGGTATGGCTTCGACCCTCGACACCTGGATGGCGTCCATCACGTCCATGGAGAAGCTGATCGAAAGTCGGGCGAGTGAAATCCTGACGAACTAA
- the LOC131272809 gene encoding lipase 3-like, which produces MSLGKTVRSHGGVKSRTIVTLIALLAITRQTAADGLFDNLISQLMTTAATAQNFLEEAYDQRQGRGTVPPSTASAVGAGMELGDELLPTTPSTTTGFEPGSTTHGTRAPLPFWNPFVWLRPKSPSIPYNPDTDLSTPEIAVRHGYQAESHTLKTADGYLLTVHRLPCGRVGCGAQGGKGTGQPVFLQHGLLSSSADWLLSGPEKALAFILADAGYDVWLGNARGNTYSRKHVSFSSDETAFWDFSWHEMAMYDIPAEIDYVYGMRELERNDTTRKLLYVGHSMGTTMIFALLASRPEYNDKLEAVFALAPVAFMGHVKSPIRLLAPFSHDIEMILKFFGGNEFMPQNKIIRYLAKYGCELTEAEKYICENTVFVLCGFDKEQYNATLMPVIFGHTPAGTSTKTVVHYAQEIHNEGNFQLFDYGEHENQRRYGRATPPGYNLENISTPIALFYANNDWLAGPMDVANLFNQLHRTSIGMFKIPNDNFNHVDFLWGNDAPEVVYKQLLMLMQRYK; this is translated from the exons ATGAGCCTTGGGAAAACGGTACGCTCCCACGGGGGTGTGAAAAGTCGCACGATCGTCACGCTAATTGCTCTGCTAGCGATCACCAGACAAACGGCCGCCGATGGCCTGTTCGATAACTTAATCTCCCAGCTGATGACAACGGCGGCGACTGCACAAAACTTCCTCGAGGAGGCGTACGACCAGCGGCAGGGTCGCGGGACGGTTCCGCCATCTACCGCGTCCGCCGTGGGTGCCGGGATGGAGCTGGGCGACGAGCTCCTACCGACGACACCGTCAACGACGACCGGCTTCGAACCGGGATCGACAACGCACGGCACACGTGCACCGCTTCCGTTCTGGAACCCGTTCGTCTGGTTGCGACCGAAATCTCCGTCCATTCCGTACAATCCGGACACCGATCTTAGTACG CCGGAAATCGCCGTCCGCCACGGATACCAGGCCGAATCGCACACACTCAAGACGGCCGACGGATATCTGCTGACCGTGCACCGGCTACCCTGCGGCCGGGTGGGCTGCGGTGCCCAAGGTGGCAAGGGGACCGGCCAGCCCGTATTCCTCCAGCACGGTCTGCTCTCCAGCTCGGCCGACTGGCTGCTGAGTGGGCCGGAAAAGGCGCTCGCCTTCATCCTGGCCGACGCCGGCTACGACGTTTGGTTGGGTAACGCGCGTGGCAACACCTACTCCCGGAAGCACGTCAGCTTCAGCAGCGACGAAACGGCCTTCTGGGACTTTAGCTGGCACGAGATGGCGATGTACGACATACCGGCCGAGATTGACTACGTGTACGGCATGCGGG AGCTGGAACGCAATGATACGACTCGCAAGCTGCTCTACGTGGGCCATTCGATGGGCACGACGATGATCTTCGCGCTGCTGGCGAGCCGGCCGGAGTACAACGACAAGCTGGAGGCTGTGTTTGCGCTGGCCCCGGTCGCCTTCATGGGTCACGTCAAGAGTCCCATACGATTGTTGGCTCCGTTCTCGCACGACATCGAG ATGATACTAAAGTTCTTCGGTGGCAACGAGTTCATGCCGCAGAACAAGATCATTCGCTACCTGGCCAAGTACGGGTGCGAGTTGACCGAGGCGGAAAAGTACATCTGCGAGAACACCGTGTTCGTCCTATGCGGCTTCGACAAAGAGCAGTACAATGCCACCCTAATGCCGGTCATCTTCGGGCACACACCGGCCGGTACGTCCACGAAGACCGTCGTCCACTATGCGCAGGAAATACACAACGAGGGTAACTTCCAGCTGTTCGACTACGGGGAGCATGAAAACCAGCGACGGTACGGGCGTGCCACACCGCCCGGTTACAACCTGGAAAACATATCGACCCCGATTGCGCTGTTCTACGCCAACAACGACTGGCTGGCGGGCCCGATGGATGTCGCTAATTTGTTCAACCAGCTGCACCGTACCTCGATCGGGATGTTTAAGATACCGAACGACAACTTCAACCATGTCGACTTCCTGTGGGGCAACGACGCACCGGAGGTGGTGTACAAGCAGCTTCTGATGTTGATGCAGCGATAcaagtaa
- the LOC131272521 gene encoding histone deacetylase complex subunit SAP30 homolog — protein sequence MMNNNGFSTGEEDSRGPVDQICCLLDDGERCRKQAGNASYSKRIQKTVTQRRLKLSIDSHARHIYICDFHKARIQCARTKRRRRDSEDDSNETDTDLPEVDLYQLQVNTLRRYKRFYKVSTRPGINKAQLSETIMKHFKTIPIKEKEILTYFIYMVKSNSNKLDQKNNANAEA from the exons ATGATGAATAATAACGGATTCAGTACGGGAGAGGAAGACTCCCGGGGGCCAGTGGACCAGATATGTTGCCTGCTGGACGATGGCGAGCGATGCCGGAAACAGGCGGGCAACGCGTCCTACAGCAAGCGCATCCAGAAGACGGTCACCCAGCGAAGGTTAAAATTAAGCATCGATAGCCAC GCACGTCACATATACATCTGCGACTTTCACAAAGCACGTATACAATGCGCTCGTACGAAACGACGCCGGCGTGATTCGGAGGACGATAGCAACGAGACGGACACCGATCTTCCGGAAGTGGACCTGTACCAGCTGCAAGTGAACACACTGCGGAGGTACAAACGTTTCTACAAAGTGTCGACACGGCCAGGCATCAACAAAGCACAGCTATCAGAG ACAATTATGAAGCATTTCAAGACGATCCCGATAAAGGAGAAGGAAATTCTCACATACTTTATTTATATGGTAAAATCTAACTCCAACAAGCTGGACCAAAAGAACAACGCGAACGCGGAGGCGTAG
- the LOC131272518 gene encoding integrator complex subunit 15: MSSQERGLLRKMEFPDMARDALPIIENLINRNKHDQAMDLIGEFVFRERRDEQRGSGQFGKVNTNLPRLSSIEEFQLVLVLCEFFSRPGPDATRNAVFLSLFGGSVIRTSVLNKLISTAVSGSIAPLLCAAGTWMQQLGCTSPASLELAQCIVRDFVIFSKKSSEQLKSLPLVAPRFAANLMTAVTDLYLNGSAKTLDSPPDLLLDVITEWVSENPSLCLASQQQLALPSGAIAMPVTTPLAGLIRWCVLSLLVTDKQELYSKLHLAVLQSLLDATPPVTTPPTLQPINAQHLMLIVNSLQTEMDNHLKSGKSLDEENLQSCLERFAQAVQVGLTSRCIFGNITQLIFRLESLPGKNKLLQIVINANKSSL, translated from the exons ATGTCTAGCCAGGAACGTGGATTGTTGCGGAAAATGGAGTTCCCGGACATGGCCCGTGATGCTTTACCCATTATTG AAAATCTCATCAATCGAAACAAACATGATCAGGCGATGGACTTGATAGGCGAGTTTGTGTTCCGGGAGCGTCGGGATGAACAACGGGGCAGCGGTCAGTTTGGAAAAGTGAACACAAACCTGCCCCGGCTGTCCTCGATCGAAGAGTTTCAGCTGGTGCTGGTACTGTGCGAGTTCTTTTCCCGTCCCGGACCAGATGCCACCCGAAATGCCgtgtttctttcacttttcggTGGCTCCGTCATTCGTACGAGTGTGCTAAACAAGTTGATCAGCACGGCGGTTTCGGGTTCGATCGCACCGTTATTGTGTGCCGCCGGTACATGGATGCAACAGTTGGGTTGTACTTCCCCAGCAAGTCTCGAATTGGCGCAGTGTATCGTGCGTGATTTTGTCATATTCTCGAAGAAGTCTTCCGAGCAGCTCAAATCGCTGCCCTTAGTGGCTCCCCGGTTTGCTGCCAATTTGATGACCGCTGTAACGGACCTTTATTTGAACGGCTCCGCGAAAACGCTGGATTCGCCCCCTGATCTTCTGTTGGATGTGATCACCGAATGGGTGTCGGAAAATCCGTCACTGTGCCTCGCTTCCCAGCAGCAGTTAGCGTTGCCGAGTGGGGCTATCGCAATGCCGGTAACAACACCCCTAGCCGGGCTTATCAGGTGGTGTGTTCTGTCTCTGCTCGTAACGGACAAACAGGAATTGTACAGCAAATTGCATCTggcggtgcttcaaagcttGCTCGATGCGACACCTCCGGTAACAACACCCCCAACGCTACAACCGATCAACGCTCAACATTTAATGCTGATAGTGAACAGCCTTCAGACCGAAATGGATAACCACTTGAAATCAGGAAAAAGCCTCGACGAAGAAAATTTGCAGAGTTGCTTGGAACGATTTGCTCAAGCTGTCCAGGTCGGGCTTACATCACGTTGCATCTTCGGCAACATCACTCAACTGATTTTCCGTTTGGAGTCGCTGCCCGGGAAGAATAAACTGCTTCAAATTGTTATCAACGCTAACAAATCTAGTTTATAA
- the LOC131272520 gene encoding ribosomal RNA-processing protein 7 homolog A, producing MSTNEDFTVIPLKFVESDESGHQLLVKENASKVTCKQKPIGRTLYVLNVPPYATKKSLQLAFSAAGNVERVALQERPSSKESASIDEMASNLFKFKVAYIVFEESASLKKLLKSKKINALNADGKLLTGVPKWIQTYKKRVPDPVALQKEIDEYMQSYDETMEQKKIEESAKNESEDGWVTISTKNSNAFSQKESVVKKLEKKLNNDSSTKELKNFYTFQIREAKKNDIISLRKKYDRDLQKMEQIKKTKRFKPY from the exons ATGTCCACAAACGAGGATTTTACCG TTATTCCCCTGAAATTTGTTGAAAGCGACGAAAGCGGACACCAATTGCTTGTGAAGGAAAATGCCTCGAAAGTGACATGCAAGCAAAAACCAATCGGAAGAACACTGTACGTACTGAATGTTCCACCGTACGCGACGAAAAAATCGCTTCAACTGGCGTTTTCAGCCGCCGGCAATGTGGAACGGGTGGCTCTGCAGGAAAGACCATCAAGCAAAGAGTCGGCCTCAATCGACGAGATGGCCTCGAATCTGTTTAAGTTCAAAGTAGCATACATTGTGTTCGAGGAATCAGCATCTCTCAAGAAACTTctgaaatcgaaaaaaattaacgCCCTAAACGCCGATGGTAAACTGCTGACCGGTGTACCCAAATGGATCCAGACCTACAAAAAGCGGGTGCCCGATCCGGTTGCCTTGCAGAAGGAAATTGATGAGTACATGCAGTCGTACGACGAAACGATGGAGCAGAAAAAGATCGAGGAAAGCGCCAAGAACGAAAGCGAGGATGGATGGGTGACGATATCAACGAAAAATtccaacgccttttcccaaaAGGAGTCGGTTGTGAAAAAGCTAGAGAAAAAACTGAATAATGATAGCTCTACGAAGGAgttgaaaaacttttacaCCTTTCAAATACGAGAGGCTAAGAAAAACGATATCATAAGCTTGCGAAAAAAGTACGACCGCGACCTACAGAAAATGGAGCAAATCAAAAAGACAAAACGCTTCAAACCGTACTAG